ATTTCTTCATTTCCTTTAGTTATAGTTCGAGATTCAATCTGAAGCTGTAAATCTTTAAACGTAAGAAATGATGTGTGCTTTTGCTCTGTAGTTTCTTCTCTTCTAAAAATAACCCTCATACGTGCTAAAAGTTCTTCAATCGCAAATGGTTTTGGAAGATAATCATCCGCTCCACTATCTAAGCCTGTCACACGGTCCATAATACTATCACGAGCAGTCAACATAATAATAGGTGTATTTTTAGTTGCCCTTAGTCGACGACATACTTCCAGTCCATTTAATCCTGGTAACATTAAATCAAGTAAAATGAGATCATAACTTTTTTCAAGTGCAGCTTCTAATCCCTTTCTTCCATCAAGTTGTATATCTACTTTATATCCTTCATACTTTAATTCTAGTTCTAAAAAATCTGCCAAGCTTTCCTCATCTTCAATAATTAATATATGTTGCAACGGTACTTCCTCCTATACGATTAAATGAATAAGTAATCCTATTCCGAATATAATTGCGATGATTTGATGTACTTTTCGATACATCATCAATTTTGTTTTCTGATTAGATTTCTGTAAAGTAAAGCCTGCAACCCCTAATGCTACTAAGGATAAAAGAGAAAATATACCACTATATATTAGTATTATATGACGACTTCCTTTTATTAAAAAGTAAATGCCGTGAGTAGTCGTAACAGCTATTACAGCGTATCCAATTAATACGTGAAACTGTTTTATGAAAAGGTATAGCTCTTTAATCATTTTAAATCCGTGCATATTTTTTTTCTTTAAAAATAACCATATTTGACGTAAGAACCATAATGATGCAGCTATAATTGCCCCGTATTCACCTAAAGAACCTAATTTCTTATTTAGCCATTGTACATTTAATACATTCCCGTACAAAACATTAATAAATAGCAATTCTACACTGCAAACAATAATAGTAATACCAATTATTTTAACATACATATGAACATATTTATTTCTTAGTATCTTCTCCATTTTTAAATCCCCTTACTTATAAAGGCTCTGTAACAAGCAGTGTATCAAATAAAAAAGAAAGGAACATGAGAGAATGATTAAAATAAAATGAGAATTTCAAAATGACTTACATCTTGTATTAATCCTTTTTAGCTAAAACTATTATTTTTTGAATAAACGGGGCTTTTGCAGTTGTATATGAAACACGATCAAAAGGATATGTAGTAGCAAGTCTTACTTTTAATTCGCTATATTCTTTTCGTGCCCATTCATGTTTTATGAGAAAATCTCGAAATAATAGGTTGTTCCTCCATTCTTCACTATTATAAATATAAACATGTAAATGGTGAGTACCAGCTCTCCATTTCCCTTTTCTAAAAAAACGCCAATTCGGTGTTTCTTTTGGGACATATTCATATCCAATTTCTGCAAGGTTTTCAGTCCAATTTTCAGTAATTTGTAAATTAGTTACGCCAATCATCATATCAATAAGAGGTTTAGCTCCTAATTCTTCTACTGCTGTACTTCCTATATGCTCAATAGCAATAATTTCTTCCCGCAACAAAGAAATGAATTTCTCTTTTTCTGTTACATATTCTTCATGCCATTCGTTTTGATATGGTTTAATTAAAATTTGTTGTTCCATTTTATTCTCCTCCTAATAGTATTTATCATTATATTTATAAAATTTCACGTTATTAACATAGGGATTCCGCAAAAATGTGTCGAATAATGCAATATACAACTTAATTATAGTAAATACGAGGTGAATAATGAAAGATATTCCAGTTGAAATTCAGTTAAATAATGTAACATTCCAATTAAAAGAACATCATAATTTTGATTGGCTTATGAAATTAGGAACAGTATTTACCGTTTTTGATCAGCAAGATTCAGGGTATATAAGTTTCGGTGTTGAAAAGAATGGGGAAAAGAAATTTATTAAATATGCAGGAGCATCAACTGTTGCATATGAAGGAACTTCAGATGCAGCTATTATTAGGTTGAAAAATTCAGTTACTATATACCATGAATTAAAACACAATTCTCTTATAAATTTAATTGAACACTACCCTGTACAACAAGGATATGTTTTAATTTTTGATTGGTTTGATGGTGAATGTCTTCACCCGCACTGGAGTTTCCCACCTCCAGCGAAATATATTAATCCTAGCTCACCATTTTATAAATTTAAGCATTTATCTATTAAGGAACGCATCGTATCATTGAATTCTATTTTTTCTTTCCACACTTACGTAGAACACAAAAACTATGTAGCTATTGATTTTTATGACGGTAGTATTTTGTACAACTTTAAAACGAATGAAACAAAAATTTGTGATATTGATTTATACAGTAACAAACCGTATGTAAATAAGATGGGGCGACTGTGGGGGTCCTCGCGTTTTATGTCACCTGAAGAGTTTCAACTTAATGCTATAATAGACGGGAAAACTAATGTATTTAATATGGGGGCTATGGCTTTCGCACTATTAGGTGGCGGGCAAGATCGTTCCTTTATGAAATGGGAAGCTAGTGAAGGCCTATATGAAGTAGCATACCGTGCTGTAAATGAAAATCGTAGTGAGCGCTATGCGTCAATGGAAGAGTTTAATAATGTATGGTTAAAAGTCTATAACGCTGAAAAGTTTTAAAAACTACATACATTATAAAATGAGTATATAAAACTTGTACTTTTATAATGTATAATACATATGGGATTGAAATTCAGGATAACGGGGCATGTATTATGAACTTTGTTTACATTAATCAAAATGTTTTAAATAATCTTCTATATATTTTAAGTAGTATATTTGTTTTTTATTTTATTTATGATAGTGGATACTTTAGGAAGAAATATAAGAAATTGCTTATCATTCTTTGTACGAGCATCCCACTAATTTTATGTATGCGGTACCCCATCTATATGGATGAAAATTGTATTCACGATTTAAGACAAATCCCCTTTTTAATTGGTACACTTTATGGTGGATTTCCTGTCGGTATTGCATTACTCATGATTTTATTAATAACACGTTTTATGTTTTATGGTTTTAGCCTGTTAACAATCATTGTGTATGGAATGATGTTAATAATTACAGTATTCGCATCATCAAAATTTAATACATACAATAGAAAAATGAAAGTAGCTTCATCCATATTTTTAACTTTTTTCCTTGCATTGTTTACAACAGTAATTGTTTTAACTCTATCGGATTTTGAAGTGAATAATTTGTACATTATTTATTTCATTCTATTACCAACTATTTTAATATTATTTATGGTCTATTTTAATGAAGTTTTAAAAGATGCAATATGCATGCGATCAAAATTAATAAAAGTTGAAAAAATGGAGATTGTCAGTCAACTCGCTGCAAGTATTTCACATGAAGTACGGAACCCTTTGACGGTTGTAAAAGGATTTACACAACTTTTAAAAACACCCAATATAACTCAACAATCCAGAGATGAATATATTGAACATATACTTGAAGAGTTAAATCGTGCACAGGCAATTATTGATGATTACTTAACTTTTGCCAAACCTGCTTCAGAAAAACTAGATCGTATTTCAGTTGAGCACGAGTTACATCGAGTTATTAAAATGATATTGCCTTTATGTAATATGAATAATATTAATATTACACAAGAGTTCTCTGAGGGAATAATTATTGGTAATACACAGCACTTCCATCAATGTTTTTTAAATTTAATAAAAAACAGTATAGAAGCAATGCCAAGTGGCGGTAATCTAATTATATCTGCAACTGTTAATAATAATAAGGTCATAATACGGATTCAAGATAGTGGAATTGGAATGTCGCAAGAGCAAATTAACCGATTTGGCGAACCATATTTTAGTACAAAAACGAAAGGTACTGGTTTAGGAACAATGGTTGCTGTAAAAATTATCGAAACGATGCGAGGCACATTGAAAATCCGAAGTGTTATAAATAAAGGAACTACTTTAACAATCACATTACCTAAATGTAGTAATGAGGAGATTTCGTATAATAAATGAAAAAGGAGCTATTAAGCTCCTTTTTCATTTATTACGATACAAAAAGTACCTACTATGTTTTTTAAGTTTACATTTTGTAGAGACTAATTAGAAATTAGTATCCTCAGCCCCAACAGCTGCATCCAACAATTATTAATAAAATAAATAACACAACTAATAAAGCGAAACCTCCACCAAAACCACAAGAACCACCGAAACTCATGTTTTTTCCTCCTTTTGGTTTGAAAACTAATAGGTAGTTGATTTTTTTAACTGGTTCGTATTATACAGTATGTGTATCTCCCATTTTTGAGCATGTCTTCATAAAAATTAGTAAAAGCACTCTATTGAGAGTGCTTTAAAATGGGTACCAGAAACTTTGGAATACATTCAGCTTTAAGTAAATTGCAATAACCAAAATGATAATACCAACAAAAAGTGTGATGTAATCCTCCTTTTGTGCGTTCTTTGCATAGTACCACGTTCGTTTATCCTTTTTTCCAAAACCTCTTAAATCCATTGCATTTGAAACAGTATCAATCCTTTCTAATGAATGAATAATAAGTGGCCAAAAAATTAAAACACGGTTTTTCATACGAATCCACAAGCTCGCTTCTCCTTTTTCAAAAGGTACGCCTCTTGCTTCCTGTGCGTGTCTAATGATTATATATTCAGATTGAATGCTTGGTATATAACGCAGTGCAATATTTATTGCATATGTAATTTTATAAGGAACAGCAAATTTATTTAAGCTGCTCACAAATTCACTTGGATGAGTTGTATAAATAAAGAGAAGTGTAAATGGTAATAACGTAAAATATTTCAATGAAAGTGTAGCTGCATAAAATAAAGTTTCATATGTAATTGTTGCATAACCTATATAAAAAAAAGAGGTATACGATCCCGTTAATTCCGATCCATGGGTGGGCGTAATAAAAAGAATCATAACGGAATTTAATAAACTAAATGTAAATATAACGCTGAAAATAACTATTATTTTACGCAATTGAATTTTTGCAATTAAGAGGCCGATACATCCAACAATAAATAAAATTAGCAATATACGAAAATCAAAAAATAAAAAAGTAAGTGTCATACAAAATATAAATATAGATAATTTAATTGCACCATCCATACGATAAAAATACGTATTATGCATATTCCTCCCTCCTATTAGCCTCAATATAGAGTTTCACAAATGTTTCTGGAGTTGGAATTCCGCTTAATTTAGCTAGTTTTATTAATGAAATCTCCCGTAGATTAGCTCTTTGTAACATTTCTTGATCCCCTAAAACAGCAGATACAGTATTGTCCGCAATAATTTTCCCTTCATGCAGAACTACCGCTCGATCTGCATATTCTAAAGCAAGATTCATATCGTGTGTGATAATAATAAAGGATATGCCCCTTCCAGCCAATTTTCTAATAAACGACATAAACTGTTTGTAATGGTAATAATCTTGTCCAGCTGTCGGTTCATCTAATACAATAATTTTTGGGTTTGTTATAAGTACAGATGCAATAGTAAGCCTCTTTTTTTGTCCATAGCTTAATGCCTGAATTGGCCAGTTACGAAATGGATATAATCCACAAATTCTTAAAGCTTTTTCGACTCTTGTCTCAATCTCATCTTTAGAAACCTTTTTTAATTTTAATGAATATGAAACCTCTTCTAAAACAGTAGGCTGTGTAATCATTTGATTTGGATTTTGCATAACGTAAGAAATAACTTCCCCGCGTTTACGAATAGACCAAGAATTTATATTTTCTCCATCGAATGTTATTCTCCCATTCTTTGTTTTATTTATTCCTATAAGAGTATGAGCTAATGTCGATTTCCCTGCTCCATTATGACCCAATAACGCTACTATTTCTCCCTCTCCTATTGAAAGGTTGATATCTTCTAAGGCTGTATGTTTGTTATTGTACGTAAATGATAAATTTTCTATCTTGCATAAAGCTTTTTTAATATATTTATTTTTTGATGAAACTTGCTTCTGCATCCAGTTTTTTAATAGGCTATGAACGCCTGCATTACGAAGATTTTCAATTGGAAATACCCTAACATTATTACTGTCAAAATTTAATTTCTTTAGCGCCTCTATATAAATAGGTTCTCTTAGTCCGATATTTGGTAATATATTAGAATTTAAAATACTATCCGGTGAACCAATGGCAATAACTTCTCCCTCGTCTATTAAAATAATTTTATCTAAATCAAGGTTTAAAATTTCTTCTATTCGATGTTCAATAATTACAATTGTTTTATTATATTTCTCATGTATATTTTTAATAAGTTCTATTGTATTCAAACTACATGCAGGATCCAAATTAGCTAACGGTTCATCAAATAATAATATATCTGTATTTGTCGTTAGCAGACCTGCAAGAGAGACTGTCTGTTTTTGGCCTCCTGATAATTCATGTGGACTTTGTGTATGAAAGTCCTGCATGCTTACCTTGTTTAAAGAATCCGTAACAATCTTTCTCATTTCTATTTGATTTACACAATCGTTTTCTAATGCAAATGCTACATCCTCTTCGACAGTAAGACCTATAAATTGTGAATCTTGATCTTGTAATATTGTCCCTACGTGTTTACTCTGTTCAAAAACACTACCTTTTCTCGGGTCCTTTCCAGCTATTAAAATGTTACCGGTACTTATCCCTTCGTAAGAAAATGGGATTAGCCCATTTATACAATGCGCTAATGTTGACTTACCTGAACCACTTCGTCCAGCGATAAGTACCTTTTCCCCAGGATATATTTGAAATGTAATATTTTTTAAAGTAGGCTGCATGGCATGCCTATATTGAAAGGTAAATTGTTCAAAAGAAATAATTGGTTGCATGTATTCATCCCTACTTTTCAATTTTTAAATGTGTATGTTTCTTATTTGATTTCGCTAATCCGATCGTGATTGGTAAGCCAAGAACTAAAAATACGATAACGTCTGCAATTGTTGCGCCTAGTACTTGTATAACTATTTTGTCAAACGGTTCTCCCATCCCAATAATATCGAATGCTCCAGCAAATATAATAGCAATGACAATACCAATTAACCCTGCAATTGCAAAATAAGAAATATCACGGTTATTATACGTTCCATGTTTTACACTAAAACCAACTCTTTTTTGTATGAGTCCCATTGCAAAACCAATAATACCTGAACTAATAACCCATCCCCACCAAATACCCCAACCAGCGATCGTATCTGTAACGGTATGACCGATGAGTCCTATTAAAAGTCCTGCTACCGGGCCAAATAACGCTCCAAAAACTGTTAAAATAGCCAATGCGGGTTTAATAAATGTATTCGGTGCGATAGAAAATCCCCAAAGCCCTAATACCCCGTATAAAGCTGCTCCAATTCCAATAGCTACTACTAGCTTTGTCGTTAATTTGTTCATTACAATTCCCCTCTCGTATTATTCAACTTTTAATACTCTATATTTCTTTTGAAAATAAATTATGCATCGACACTTCCTTTCTATACAACAAAAAATGACCTCTTAAATAAGAGGTCATTTTCTTTCACGTACAAGAATCCCCTTATCTTTCAAAAGACACATAATGTCCTCTGCGGAATTAGCACCTTCCTATGTAATTACATAGGGGTTGCTGAGGCTTCATAGGGCCGTTCCCTCTACCTCTCTGGATAAGTATTAATTTGTAATTCGTATTATGGCACTAAGAAAGATAAATTTCAACACTTTTCTAATTATTTTTATTTTTTATTAAATAGTGCATTCAAATCATTGTATTCTTATCGGAATTATGAAATAATAAATTCAAAATTGTTACAGGGGGGAATGTATGATGAAAGTAATTGGTTTAATTGGTGGGTTAAGCTGGGAATCTACATCACTATACTATAAACATATTAATACTCTAACACTCTCTCAATACGATCAAAATGCGAAGCTAGTTTTATATAGTATGGATTTTGGAGAAGTAACTACTTTATTACAAAACCATCAATATGAAGAAGTGAAAAACAAATTAGTCACAGTTGCTAAAAAGGTTGAAAAGTCCGGGGCGGAATGTTTACTAATGTGTTCAAATACGGTCCATTTATTTGCTGAGGAAGTAGAACAAGCAATATCAATCCCACTTCTTCATATCGGTGATGTAAGTGCTAAAGAAATGGTAGAACAGAATATAAAACGTATCGGACTATTAGGAACAAAACAAACGATGGAACAAGATTTCTATACATCAAGACTAGCAAAATATAACATTGAGACAATTATCCCAAATGACGAAGAAAGAACTTTTATCCATCACGTCATATTAAACGAATTAAGTAGAGGCATTATTTCAGGAACTTCAAGAGAGAAACTAATACAAATTACCAATTCATTAATTCAAAACGGTGCGGAAGGTATATTACTAGGCTGTACTGAAATACCATTGCTTATTTCCCAAAATGACCTTACTGTTCCTGTTTTTGATACTGCTTTTTTACATGCAAATACTGCTGTACAATTTGCTGGATAATAATATAAAAGCATAAAGGTAGATCCTCTATGCTTTTATATTGTCCGAACTATTTATTTAAAAGAGCATCAATAACTGCAATGGCTCTTTTGGAACCGCCACACTCTAAAAAACTTTCATTCAGTTTTCGAATGCCATGTTTATACTTTTTATTTGAAAGAACATCTGTTACCGCCTCTTTTAAAGTTTGCACATTAACATGCTCTTTCAATAATCTATGTGCTGCCTCAAGCTCAGTTAATCTTTGCGCTATCATAGGTTGATCTTTATCATGTGGTATTATCACAAATGGGACATTGTAATAAATTGCATCGTGCACACTATTCATTCCACCATGTGTAATAAAAACATCTGCTTCACTTAATATTTCTGATTGAGGTACGTAAGGGGCTATAATAAAGTTGTCTGGTGCTTGCTTAATTTTTGAAATATCATTTCTATCACCGATCGCCATTACTACAATCCCTTCGAAATTTGAAAAAGCATCAATACAAGTATTAAAAAATGGTTCGAGCCCTTCAAGAAGTGTTCCCATTGAAATATAAATAACTTTCTTTTTTGAAAGCAATTCAAGTGGAAACTTTGCATTTGTTTTGCGCTTTATAATACTCGGTCCAATAAAAACATTGTTTTCTCCGAACGAATCGCTATTAGGTTGAAAATAACGACTTGTATACACGAGACTAATATCTCCCTTATTATGCATAAATTGAAGATTATTTTTGGGCTTTACTCCAAATTCATGTTCCATTTGATACAGTAACTTTTCAGAGAGTTCATCGGGTTGGAATTGTATTTCTGCATTTGGATGAAAAGGCAAGGTTTCCAATAATTCTGGTGGAATTAAAAATATAGGAGAGGAAACTATGCCTGGAACTTGTAAATATTCCTTTACTAACTCTCCGGCACCAAATATATCATAAACTACGAAATCAAAATTTATGCTTTTACATAATTCTTTCGTAATTTCTAATATATATAAAGAAGTTTGAACATGTACATGAAAGAAAGATTTTAATCCATATGAAGTTTCATTATCAATAGAAATCTCCTTTAATAAATCCGGATGAGTATGTACAATAGCCCCCAAAACTTCAAGCCTTTCCTTAAAGTTTTCCGTTGTAATATAGTGTACGTTATCTCCTCTTTCAGTAAAGGCCTTTACTAAACTTAATGTAGGATTTACATGTCCCTCTGCAGGAAAATTAATTATTAAAATATTCAACACGTATTTCTCACTCCTTACAATTCAATGTTCTTATTAATCGTACTGTTATTATTACAAGCAATCTTCCTCTAATAGTCCCAATATGCTTACTACTTTAGGTTGATAAATAATTATCAGTCATCGGAAAAGGCATCTACATAAGTAGATGCCTAACTGTGATAAGGAGTGTTCTGTGAGGTTAGGATAAGCTTTTCTGCTTGTCCTATGCTATCAATATATGAATTATTTTATAAAACGTGAATAGTTAATAGAATTATTTTAACCATTTTATTTGATCAAATGGATAATATACCATTTTCACTTTACCTATTACATGTGACTCATCGATAAGTCCAAGTGTATTCCTACTATCTTTACTATGATTTCGATTATCACCTAATACAAATAATTTATGCGAGGGAACTTTCATTTCTCTAAAGTTTGAAAAATGATTTGATACTTGTGACATATCTAACTGTATATACAACTCATCTCGCTTTTTACCGTTAATATATACCACATCGTTTCTTAATTGTATGTTATCCCCTGGTAATCCAATAATTCGTTTCACGTAGTATGTAGGCTCGTCTTCTTTTTTTATTATTACAACATCACCATGATGAAAAGAAGAAAAATAAACACTAGCCTTATTAACTAGTATGCGATTATTTTCATTCAAAGTAGGTTGCATCGAAATTCCCTCTACCATACAAAATAAAAATGACTTATTAATAATAATAATTCCTATTATAATTAAAATATAGCTACATATTTTTCTCCAATCTTTTAGAATCAATTGCTTCATATATACCTCATTTCTAATCTATTCGTATGTAAAAACGTCTCTAGTTCATATAAATGCCAGAGACGTTTCGTATATTTTAATTCTCCTTAGAGTCATCTATTTTTGGTGCTTCGCCAGTTAATCGCTTATTTTTTAAATCAAAATAAGCATCTAAAACTTCTTTTCCAATATCAGAGTTAATACCAGACTTATCATTTATAACCCATGGTACTACAACGGAAAATGCTACTTCTGGATCATCATATGGCGCATATCCTGCTAATGTTAAATTATAGCATTCTCTACGATTGCCTTTCTCATTTCTCCCAATATCACTTTCTCCACCGTATACAGTCTGTGCAGTTCCTGTTTTTCCAGCTGGTTTATAGGGTGCTTTTTGGAACGCCCTTACTCCCGTTCCATCCCCTTCTTGGAATACTTTCCTAAAGCCTTCTTTTACTTGATTGATATATTCTTCTTTCATATCAATTCTATTTAAAACAACGGGTTCTATTGATTGTACTACTTTACCGACCTCATCTTTTTGAACGGTTTGTTCTCTAATTTCTTGAAGAATTTGTGGTTTCATACGATACCCGCCATTTGCAATAGTTGAAATATATTGTGCAAGCTGAAGTGGTGTATACGTATCATACTGACCAATAGAAAAGTCTAATAAGAAACCTGGCTGATTATCTTTTCTCCCAATTTGCCCCGCTGTTTCATTCGGTAAATCAATACCTGTTGGAACACCTAAACCAAATTGTCTGAAATAATATCTCATCTTATCAAAGTATTCTTGTTTAATATCTAGTGAACTGTTCTTTACATAATCCACACCGGCAATTTTTAATGCTGTGTTAAACATATAAACGTTAGAGGAAACTTGTAAAGCTCTTAGGTCATCTATATCTCCAAAATCTTTCCATGACTTTTTCTCCTTAGTTCCTTTAAACTTCATAGGTGCATCATAAAAATGTGTTCCCGGTGTTATAGCTTTTGTTTCAAATCCGGTTAATACTGTAGCACCTTTAACAGTTGATCCAAGCTCGTATGAACTTGTCAGCGTACCTAAAGCGTAATCTTCTACTTCCATTTTCCCATCTTTTTCTACAAGTCTTTTCCCAGCCATCGATAATACTTGGCCGTTTTTCGGATTCATCATTACAACGAAAGCACGGTCTAACATTGATTCTGAACCTTTATATGCCTTTAATATTTTTTCTATACTCTCTTCTACTTTTTTCTGTAATTCCATATCAATTGTTAACGTTAAATTCTTGCCGCTTTTCCCTTCAGAAACTGTCTCCGTTCTAATTGTATTACCTTGTTTATCAGCAATACTTCTTACTTTTTCTTTCGTGCCATGAAGTACATCTTCGTATTGCTGTTCGATGTAACTTTTCCCGACCCGGTCATTCCGGCTATACTCCCGCACTAAATAATAATCTAATCGTTCACGTGGTAATCCCTCATCAGCATTCGAAACATTTCCAAGGACTGAACGGAATAAGCCATCATTTACATAGAGCCGTTCCCAATCAACTGATGCGTCAACCCCAGGGAGATTTGCTAAATTTTCGCTAACCACAGCATATTCCTTTTCACTAACATCTTTTTTTATAATTTGAGGTACCATTTGATAACCTGAAGTCATTTTACTTTTAATAGCTAACACTTCTATGTCTTTTGCTGTTAATTCTTGAAGATTTTTTTCTGTAACTCGCTTTCTTTTTAACTCTTCTATTTTTTTGTCTAACTCTTTTCCGTTAATATCCTTTACTCTAAACTTATCTATTTCTTTTTTAGATACTAAATCTTGAGTAAGTTTTGGATTTAACTGCATCCAAAAATCTTTCTTATCCGTCTCGGTTAACTTATCTATATCTTCTTGCGGCATTTCAATTATTTCTGCAAGTTGTCTTGCAGTTTTTAGCATTTCTTCCGATTTTACACCTTTCACCTTTGTATATGTAATCGTACGTAAAGACTTATTGTCCACCACTGAATTCCCTTCACGGTCATAAATTTTGCCGCGTGGTACTGTAAGACTAACAGTTGCATTCTCTCTTTTTTCTACTTCATTCTTATATGTTTCTCCATCGAAAATTTGTACTTTACCTAACTGGATTATAATTCCAGAAAATAATAAAAATACGCAAAAGAATAAAATATTTAACCGTATAGGTAGGGCTCTACCACTCTTTTTCTCTTTCTTTTTCACCCTGTCATAATCTCCTCCTTACAACATTTTTAATATTTTTTAGCTCTCT
This genomic interval from Bacillus cereus contains the following:
- a CDS encoding macrolide family glycosyltransferase, which codes for MLNILIINFPAEGHVNPTLSLVKAFTERGDNVHYITTENFKERLEVLGAIVHTHPDLLKEISIDNETSYGLKSFFHVHVQTSLYILEITKELCKSINFDFVVYDIFGAGELVKEYLQVPGIVSSPIFLIPPELLETLPFHPNAEIQFQPDELSEKLLYQMEHEFGVKPKNNLQFMHNKGDISLVYTSRYFQPNSDSFGENNVFIGPSIIKRKTNAKFPLELLSKKKVIYISMGTLLEGLEPFFNTCIDAFSNFEGIVVMAIGDRNDISKIKQAPDNFIIAPYVPQSEILSEADVFITHGGMNSVHDAIYYNVPFVIIPHDKDQPMIAQRLTELEAAHRLLKEHVNVQTLKEAVTDVLSNKKYKHGIRKLNESFLECGGSKRAIAVIDALLNK
- the lepB gene encoding signal peptidase I gives rise to the protein MKQLILKDWRKICSYILIIIGIIIINKSFLFCMVEGISMQPTLNENNRILVNKASVYFSSFHHGDVVIIKKEDEPTYYVKRIIGLPGDNIQLRNDVVYINGKKRDELYIQLDMSQVSNHFSNFREMKVPSHKLFVLGDNRNHSKDSRNTLGLIDESHVIGKVKMVYYPFDQIKWLK
- a CDS encoding peptidoglycan D,D-transpeptidase FtsI family protein, which codes for MKKKEKKSGRALPIRLNILFFCVFLLFSGIIIQLGKVQIFDGETYKNEVEKRENATVSLTVPRGKIYDREGNSVVDNKSLRTITYTKVKGVKSEEMLKTARQLAEIIEMPQEDIDKLTETDKKDFWMQLNPKLTQDLVSKKEIDKFRVKDINGKELDKKIEELKRKRVTEKNLQELTAKDIEVLAIKSKMTSGYQMVPQIIKKDVSEKEYAVVSENLANLPGVDASVDWERLYVNDGLFRSVLGNVSNADEGLPRERLDYYLVREYSRNDRVGKSYIEQQYEDVLHGTKEKVRSIADKQGNTIRTETVSEGKSGKNLTLTIDMELQKKVEESIEKILKAYKGSESMLDRAFVVMMNPKNGQVLSMAGKRLVEKDGKMEVEDYALGTLTSSYELGSTVKGATVLTGFETKAITPGTHFYDAPMKFKGTKEKKSWKDFGDIDDLRALQVSSNVYMFNTALKIAGVDYVKNSSLDIKQEYFDKMRYYFRQFGLGVPTGIDLPNETAGQIGRKDNQPGFLLDFSIGQYDTYTPLQLAQYISTIANGGYRMKPQILQEIREQTVQKDEVGKVVQSIEPVVLNRIDMKEEYINQVKEGFRKVFQEGDGTGVRAFQKAPYKPAGKTGTAQTVYGGESDIGRNEKGNRRECYNLTLAGYAPYDDPEVAFSVVVPWVINDKSGINSDIGKEVLDAYFDLKNKRLTGEAPKIDDSKEN